A genomic window from Pyxicephalus adspersus chromosome 2, UCB_Pads_2.0, whole genome shotgun sequence includes:
- the LOC140323707 gene encoding alpha-2Db adrenergic receptor-like — MEFTTLAVIYNDSGNSSQQELKIWPYAAWECTLIIFAVGSIIVSTVVGNILVVLAIFSSRALRAPQNLFLVSLALADILVGALIIPFSLAKEVMGYWHFGNIWCSMYLALDILFCTSSIVHLCAISIDRYWSVTKAVSYNLRRTPKRIKRMIAIIWVVSAIISFPPLLKMNSHKENKCDLNDDTWYVLFSCTVSFFLPCFIMIFLYCRIYRVAKHRASTVSNLRNGLHDHVSVPPNAFYNHDCLEHPNPNGNHDNDEMDLEESTSSINKFPETAHHKTNDGTNNVKTKRLSWTINRGQKRRDRSVSISQTRLTQLREKRLTFVLAVVIGGFVICWFPFFFTYSLESICRGRCGISDALFNFFFWIGYCNSSLNPVIYTVFNRDFRKAFRKLLMRSSKRTM, encoded by the coding sequence ATGGAGTTTACAACTTTAGCTGTCATCTATAATGATTCTGGGAACAGTAGCCAACAAGAGCTGAAGATCTGGCCATATGCAGCATGGGAGTGTACGCTCATTATTTTCGCTGTTGGGTCCATAATCGTATCCACCGTTGTTGGCAACATCTTGGTGGTTTTAGCCATATTCTCAAGCCGGGCTTTAAGGGCTCCACAGAACTTGTTCTTGGTGTCACTGGCTTTAGCAGACATTCTTGTGGGTGCTTTGATTATTCCATTTTCACTAGCCAAAGAGGTCATGGGTTACTGGCACTTTGGAAATATATGGTGCAGTATGTACCTGGCTTTAGACATTTTATTCTGTACCTCCTCCATAGTTCACTTGTGTGCCATCAGTATTGACCGGTACTGGTCTGTTACCAAAGCAGTCAGTTATAATCTACGGAGGACACCCAAGAGGATTAAGAGAATGATTGCCATCATCTGGGTAGTGTCTGCCATCATTTCTTTCCCACCACTTCTTAAAATGAACTCTCATAAAGAGAACAAGTGTGACCTGAATGACGACACGTGGTATGTGTTGTTTTCTTGTACTGTATCCTTCTTTCTTCCATGTTTCATCATGATATTCCTGTACTGCCGTATATACCGAGTGGCAAAACATCGGGCATCTACGGTGTCCAACCTCAGGAACGGCCTTCATGACCATGTCAGTGTTCCGCCAAATGCATTCTACAACCATGACTGTCTGGAGCATCCTAACCCCAATGGCAACCATGATAATGATGAAATGGACTTAGAGGAGAGCACCTCATCAATTAATAAATTTCCAGAGACAGCTCATCATAAAACAAACGATGGgaccaataatgtaaaaacaaaaaggctttCATGGACTATAAACCGGGGACAAAAACGAAGAGACCGTTCAGTCTCCATCTCTCAAACGCGTTTGACGCAGCTGAGGGAAAAGAGGCTGACGTTTGTATTAGCTGTGGTGATTGGTGGATTTGTAATCTGCTGGTTTCCATTTTTCTTCACCTACAGCCTAGAGTCTATTTGTCGGGGCAGATGTGGCATATCTGATgcactttttaactttttcttttggaTTGGATATTGTAACAGCAGTCTAAATCCTGTCATATACACTGTCTTTAACAGGGATTTCCGGAAGGCATTCCGCAAACTGCTCATGCGTAGTTCAAAAAGGACCATgtga